From Falco cherrug isolate bFalChe1 chromosome 4, bFalChe1.pri, whole genome shotgun sequence, one genomic window encodes:
- the OCLN gene encoding occludin yields MFSKKSYDGPPMGYGPPTGYGPPTGDYGYDYGARSPPPGSYYIEDVPQHFYKWTSPPGVVRILEAMVILLCIAIFACVASTLAWEYGYGFGGAYGNGLGGFYGSGYYGSGLNYGYGYGGYYGGVTNPRAANGFMIAMAVLCFLAQLGLFVASITKSSSSRSRRFYLVVIVVCAVLAIVMLIASIVYIVGVNPQAQMTGSYYYNPLLTMCSQVYSGSTYLNQYLYHYCTVDPQEAVAIVCGFLIVILLCLICFFAHKTRSKIWKYGKPNIYWDKVPVVQEGPNVEEWVKNVADGASVQDETATLAYSEKPTSPITAPPYSPPSYSYPPQNGYYPSGTYSSRGDQPDRAASPSPAEEKVREQPTKPPARRGRRRRRNPELDESQYETDYTTAVESGDERDQDQWGSLYPPITSDSTRQKYKQEFDTDLKRYKQLCAEMDNINDRLNQLSKQLDSISEDSPQYQDVAEEYNRLKDLKRSPNYQTKKLETKTLRNKLFHIKRMVSDYDKVRG; encoded by the exons ATGTTCAGCAAGAAGTCCTACGATGGCCCCCCCATGGGCTATGGCCCCCCCACAGGCTACGGTCCACCCACGGGTGATTATGGCTACGACTATGGTGCCCGCTCGCCCCCACCGGGCTCTTATTACATTGAGGACGTGCCGCAGCACTTCTACAAGTGGACCTCGCCACCCGGCGTGGTGAGGATCCTGGAGGCCATGGTCATCCTGCTCTGCATCGCCATCTTTGCCTGCGTGGCCTCCACCTTGGCCTGGGAGTATGGCTATGGCTTTGGGGGGGCTTACGGCAACGGGCTGGGGGGCTTCTACGGTTCTGGCTACTATGGCAGTGGGTTGAACTATGGCTACGGTTACGGGGGCTACTATGGTGGGGTCACCAACCCGCGGGCGGCCAACGGCTTCATGATCGCCatggctgtgctctgcttcctGGCCCAGCTGGGGCTCTTCGTTGCCAGCATCACCAAATCGAGCAGCTCCCGCTCCCGGCGCTTCTACCTGGTGGTCATCGTGGTCTGCGCCGTGCTGGCCATCGTCATGCTCATCGCTTCCATCGTCTACATCGTGGGCGTCAATCCCCAGGCGCAGATGACCGGCAGCTACTACTACAACCCCTTGCTGACCATGTGCAGCCAGGTCTACAGCGGCAGCACCTACCTGAACCAGTACCTCTACCACTACTGCACCGTGGACCCCCAGGAG GCTGTGGCCATCGTCTGCGGGTTCCTCATCGTCATTCTGCTCTGCCTCATCTGCTTCTTCGCTCACAAGACACGGAGCAAGATCTGGAAGTATGGGAAACCAAATATTTACTGGGACAAGGTGCCGGTGGTCCAGGAGGGTCCGAACGTGGAGGAGTGG GTGAAGAATGTGGCAGATGGGGCCAGTGTGCAGGACGAGACGGCCACGCTCGCCTACTCGGAGAAGCCAACGAGCCCCATCACTGCGCCGCCCTACAGCCCCCCCTCCTACAGCTACCCCCCCCAGAACGGGTACTACCCCTCCGGGACCTACAGCAGCCGGGG GGACCAGCCGGACcgggcagccagccccagcccggcagAGGAGAAGGTGAGGGAGCAGCCCACGAAGCCCCCTGCCCGCCGTGGGCGCCGGCGCCGGCGCAACCCTGAGCTGGACGAGTCGCAGTATGAGACAGACTACACCACAGCCGTGGAGTCTGGTGACGAGCGGGACCAGGACCAGTGGGGCAG CCTGTACCCCCCCATCACCTCAGACAGCACCCGCCAGAAGTACAAGCAGGAGTTCGACACGGACCTGAAGCGCTACAAGCAACTCTGTGCCGAGATGGACAACATCAATGACCGCCTCAACCAGCTCAGCAAACAGCTTGACAGCATCTCTGAGGACAGTCCCCAGTACCAG GATGTCGCCGAGGAGTACAACAGGCTGAAGGACCTGAAGCGG agcCCGAACTACCAGACAAAGAAGCTGGAGACCAAAACCCTGCGCAACAAACTGTTCCACATCAAGCGGATGGTGAGCGACTACGACAAAGTGCGGGGGTAG
- the NR2F6 gene encoding nuclear receptor subfamily 2 group F member 6 produces MAMVAGGWGEPNGGGGGGEEAVSPAGGGSDAEHGEEERAGAPVDCVVCGDKSSGKHYGVFTCEGCKSFFKRSIRRNLSYTCRSNRDCQIDQHHRNQCQYCRLKKCFRVGMRKEAVQRGRIPPTHSSTSPNALPSGEYFNGQPVSELISQLLRAEPYPAARYGSQYAQQGSVMGIDNICELAARLLFSTVEWARNIPFFPELPVSDQVALLRLSWSELFVLNAAQSALPLHMAPLLAAAGFHASPMSADRVVSFMDQIRIFQDQVEKLNRLQVDSAEYSCLKAIALFTPDACGLSDPAHVESLQEKAQVALTEYVRSQYPSQPQRFGRLLLRLPALRAVPAALISQLFFMRLVGKTPIETLIRDMLLSGSTFNWPYGTGQ; encoded by the exons ATGGCCATGGTGGCCGGTGGCTGGGGCGAGCCCaacggcggcggcggcggcggggaggaggCGGTGtccccggcgggcggcggcagcgaCGCGGAGCACGGCGAGGAGGAGCGGGCCGGGGCGCCGGTGGACTGCGTGGTGTGCGGGGACAAGTCCAGCGGGAAGCACTACGGGGTCTTCACCTGCGAGGGCTGCAAGAGCTTCTTCAAGCGCAGCATCCGCAGGAACCTCAGCTACACCTGCAG GTCCAACCGTGATTGCCAGATTGACCAGCACCACCGCAACCAATGCCAGTACTGCCGCCTGAAGAAGTGTTTCCGCGTGGGGATGAGGAAGGAAG ctgTGCAGCGGGGCCGGATCCCCCCCACCCACTCCAGCACCAGCCCCAACGCCTTGCCCAGTGGGGAATACTTCAATGGGCAGCCGGTGTCGGAGCTCATCTCACAGCTGCTGCGGGCTGAGCCCTACCCTGCCGCCCGCTATGGCTCACAGTACGCACAGCAGGGCAGCGTCATGGGCATCGACAACATCTGCGAGCTGGCCGCCCGCCTCCTCTTCAGCACAGTGGAATGGGCCCGGAACATCCCCTTCTTCCCTGAGCTGCCTGTCTCCGACCAAGTGGCCCTGCTACGGCTCAGCTGGAGCGAGCTCTTCGTCCTCAATGCGGCGCAGTCAGCGCTGCCGTTGCACATGGCTCCACTGCTGGCGGCTGCCGGCTTCCACGCCTCCCCCATGTCAGCCGACCGCGTTGTCTCCTTCATGGACCAGATCCGCATCTTTCAGGATCAGGTGGAGAAGCTCAACCGGCTCCAGGTAGACTCGGCCGagtacagctgcctgaaagccATTGCGCTCTTCACGCCCG ATGCCTGTGGCCTCTCGGACCCGGCGCACGTGGAGAGCTTGCAGGAGAAGGCGCAGGTGGCGCTGACCGAGTACGTGCGCTCGCAGTACCCCTCGCAGCCCCAGCGCTTCGGCCGGCTCCTACTGCGACTGCCGGCTCTCCGCGCCGTGCCGGCCGCCCTCATCTCCCAGCTCTTCTTCATGAGGCTGGTGGGGAAGACGCCCATCGAAACACTAATCAGGGACATGCTGCTGTCTGGGAGCACCTTCAACTGGCCCTACGGGACAGGGCAGTAA